In Mytilus edulis chromosome 6, xbMytEdul2.2, whole genome shotgun sequence, the following proteins share a genomic window:
- the LOC139526546 gene encoding dnaJ homolog subfamily B member 9-like produces MNAKYSVGRGISSGLQGTSILYSPFCIGQTRWSSNHRKQKSPSYYYDILGITPKANQQQIKQAYYTMSKKYHPDVSPSPEAHLKFQEISQAYEVLGNSSTRRMYDRGVNRPEYARRKEEHHSDHKGGQFYQQQGFAKRGQRPMTGRTSIYDFDEYYRMHYSDNFKRKQRDIEFENLKQKIHEENEKMHNDFKPIFSFSVVLCIFCSIIYSLNT; encoded by the coding sequence ATGAATGCTAAATATTCTGTAGGCAGGGGAATTTCCTCAGGTTTGCAAGGGACTAGCATTTTATACAGTCCTTTCTGTATTGGCCAGACACGATGGTCATCAAAtcatagaaaacaaaaatcacCTTCATATTATTATGATATCCTTGGAATAACCCCAAAAGCTAACCAGCAGCAAATTAAGCAAGCTTACTATACCATGTCGAAGAAATATCATCCAGATGTCAGCCCATCTCCCGAGGCCCACCTCAAGTTTCAAGAAATTTCTCAGGCATATGAGGTATTAGGAAATTCGTCAACTAGAAGAATGTATGATCGAGGTGTCAATAGACccgaatatgctagaagaaaagaAGAACACCACTCTGACCACAAAGGCGGTCAATTTTATCAACAACAAGGCTTTGCTAAAAGGGGACAAAGGCCAATGACTGGGAGAacatcgatttatgactttgatgAATATTATAGAATGCATTATTCTGATAACTTTAAAAGGAAGCAACGAGACATTGAATTTGAAAATCTTAAGCaaaaaattcatgaagaaaaCGAGAAGATGCACAATGATTTTAAACCTATATTTTCTTTCTCTGTGGTTTTATGTATATTTTGCTCAATAATTTATTccttaaatacataa